DNA sequence from the Deltaproteobacteria bacterium genome:
AGGCGCTGCCGCTCACGCCCAACGGAAAGGTCGATCGCAAGCGGCTGCCGGCGCCGCAGAAGCAGCGCACCACCTCATCTTTCGTGGCACCACGAACCGAGCGCGAGCGCCAGGTCGCTGAGGTGTGGTGCGAGGTCCTCGGCGTCGATCGCGTGAGCGTCCACGACGACTTCTTCCAGCTCGGAGGACACTCGCTGCTGGCGACGCACGCGCTGGCAAAGCTCGAGCAGCTGCACGGCGTCCGCGCGTCGCTGCGTCGCTTCTTCGAGGCGCCGACGGTCGCGCGCTTCGCTGCCGCGCTCGATGGGAGCGGACGGTCGGCGGCAATCCCGCGGCGGAGCGCGGACCGTGCGCCGCTCTCGCTGATGCAGCAGCGGCTCTGGTTCCTCGAGCAGCTCCAGCCGGGACAGGCCACTTACAACCTGCCGTCTGCGTTCCGGCTCCGCGGGACGCTCGACATCAACGCGCTCGAACGCGCGGTCAACGAGATCATCCGACGGCACGATGTGCTCCGAACGGTGCTGCGCTGGGAAAACGAAGAGGCCGTGCAGGTGGTCTTGCCGGAGCTGCAGCTCTCGCTCACGCCCGAGCCGTTGGATCGGGCCGAGCTCGACGCTCGACTTCACGCGCTCGCCCGCGAGCCGTTCGAGCTCACGCGCGGGCCGCTGCTGCGTGTGCGGCTCTTCGAGCTCGGGCCGGACGAACATGAGCTCTTCGCGATGCCGCATCACGCGATCTGGGACGGCTGGTCGTTTGATCTCTTCTTGCGTGAGCTCGACGTCCTCTACGGCGCATTCTCGAAGGGGAAGCCGTCGCCGCTCGCGCCGCTGCCGATCAGCTACGGCGACTTCGCCGCGTGGCATCGCGGCTGGCTCCAGGGCGCGGAGCTCGAGCGTCAGTCGACGTATTGGATGAAGCAGCTCGGTGGCGTGCTGCCCGAGCTCTCGCTTCCGACCGATCGGCCGAGGCCTGCCGCGCTCTCGTATGCAGGCGATTCCCTCGAGCTCGATCTCACGCGCGGTGAAGTGGAGGCGCTGGAGCAGCTGGGCCGCAGCGCGGGCGCGACGCTCTACATGGTGCTGCTCACGGCTTTCGAGGTGATGCTGCATCGCCATTCGGGGCAGACGGACCTGCTGGTTGGCACGCCCGTGCGCGGACGCAGTCGCGTCGAGACGCAGGACCTGCTCGGCTTCTTCGTGAACACGCTCGTCATTCGAAATGATCTCTCGAGCGCGCCGACGTTCATGCAGTTGCTGGAGCGCGTCCGCGCGACGTGCCTCGATGCGTTCAGCCACGAAGACATGCCGTTCGAGTTGCTC
Encoded proteins:
- a CDS encoding AMP-binding protein; translated protein: ALPLTPNGKVDRKRLPAPQKQRTTSSFVAPRTERERQVAEVWCEVLGVDRVSVHDDFFQLGGHSLLATHALAKLEQLHGVRASLRRFFEAPTVARFAAALDGSGRSAAIPRRSADRAPLSLMQQRLWFLEQLQPGQATYNLPSAFRLRGTLDINALERAVNEIIRRHDVLRTVLRWENEEAVQVVLPELQLSLTPEPLDRAELDARLHALAREPFELTRGPLLRVRLFELGPDEHELFAMPHHAIWDGWSFDLFLRELDVLYGAFSKGKPSPLAPLPISYGDFAAWHRGWLQGAELERQSTYWMKQLGGVLPELSLPTDRPRPAALSYAGDSLELDLTRGEVEALEQLGRSAGATLYMVLLTAFEVMLHRHSGQTDLLVGTPVRGRSRVETQDLLGFFVNTLVIRNDLSSAPTFMQLLERVRATCLDAFSHEDMPFELLVERLGVQRDLSRSPIYQAFFSFQDARGRNHNLGEVPFTQDNVHNGTSPTDISLWVKQHGDGMVGRVEFLTALFEPATMLRFRDQFRELLRRLPALASQSVAKLDILPAAERRQLESWNETSRPCAQVELLSMFDQQAQRAPDATALQMGGQAVTFQELHVRANQLAQLLISRGVKPGALVGLCVDRSLELIVGLLGILKAGAGYVPLDPAFPAERLAFMCEDAKLDALVTTSSRRELLRHPVPVELLIDRDAAELDLQSVAAPEVKADPERAAYVIYTSGSTGKPKGVAVPHRAVANFLSSMVDGPGMTASDTVLAVTTLSFDIAVLELLLPLTVGAKIVLASRETTSEGAALAELLGSSGA